From Deferrisoma camini S3R1, the proteins below share one genomic window:
- a CDS encoding dihydrolipoyl dehydrogenase family protein → MATYDYDLGILGGGAAGLTVAAGGAQFGAKVLLVEKTGRLGGECLHTGCVPSKTLIRTAGVWALARRTPEFGLPALELPEVDLGAVMARVRSVIEAIQEHDSPERFCRLGAEVRFGSARFVDDHTVDLDGRRISARAWVVATGSRPALPPVDGLSDTPHWTNETVFGQTRLPGRLLVLGGGPIGVELAQAFQRLGSRVTVVEFLDQILGPEDPDVAAILRQRLEAEGMEILTATRAVRAEPDGAGVRLTVAPSSGPGEARVLEADALLVATGRRPNVEDLGLEAAGVEVGPRGIPTDARLRTNVRHIYACGDVNGVFPFTHVAGYEASVALSNAILRLPRKADYAKVPWCTYTDPEVASVGLNEKRAREQGVKYRVLEASFADNDRALAEGEAAGKIKVLVSPKGKVLGCQIVGAHAGELIHEWVVAVAGGVRLATLAGAIHVYPTLSEISKRAAGAYFAEKLFSDRTKGVLRFLFQIKGRACTPDSPAPEP, encoded by the coding sequence ATGGCGACCTACGACTATGACTTGGGGATCCTGGGAGGGGGCGCGGCCGGGCTCACGGTGGCGGCCGGGGGGGCCCAGTTCGGGGCCAAGGTGCTGCTCGTCGAGAAGACCGGTCGGCTCGGCGGCGAGTGCCTTCACACCGGATGCGTGCCCTCCAAGACCCTGATCCGGACGGCCGGGGTCTGGGCCCTGGCCCGGAGGACCCCGGAGTTCGGGTTGCCGGCCCTCGAGCTGCCGGAGGTGGACCTGGGCGCGGTCATGGCGCGGGTGCGGTCCGTGATCGAGGCGATCCAGGAGCACGACTCCCCGGAGCGGTTCTGTCGCTTGGGGGCCGAGGTGCGGTTCGGCTCCGCCCGGTTCGTGGACGATCACACCGTGGACCTGGACGGCCGGCGAATCTCCGCCCGCGCCTGGGTCGTGGCCACCGGCTCCCGGCCGGCCCTGCCGCCGGTGGACGGCCTGAGCGACACCCCCCACTGGACCAACGAGACCGTGTTCGGACAGACCCGGCTGCCCGGGCGGCTCCTGGTGCTGGGGGGCGGGCCCATCGGGGTCGAGCTCGCCCAGGCGTTTCAGCGCCTGGGGTCCCGGGTCACCGTGGTGGAGTTCCTGGATCAGATCCTGGGGCCCGAGGACCCGGACGTGGCCGCGATCCTTCGGCAGCGCTTAGAAGCCGAGGGCATGGAGATCCTCACGGCGACCCGGGCCGTGCGGGCGGAGCCCGACGGGGCCGGGGTGCGGCTCACCGTGGCGCCTTCTTCGGGGCCGGGGGAGGCCCGGGTGCTGGAGGCCGACGCCCTGCTGGTGGCCACCGGCCGCAGACCCAACGTGGAGGACCTGGGGCTCGAGGCGGCCGGCGTGGAGGTGGGGCCCAGGGGCATCCCCACGGACGCACGCCTGCGGACCAACGTGAGGCACATCTACGCCTGCGGCGACGTGAACGGCGTGTTCCCGTTCACCCACGTGGCCGGGTACGAGGCCAGTGTGGCCCTGTCCAACGCGATCCTCCGGCTGCCCCGAAAGGCCGACTACGCCAAGGTTCCCTGGTGCACCTACACCGACCCCGAGGTGGCGAGCGTGGGGCTGAACGAGAAGCGCGCCCGCGAGCAGGGGGTGAAGTACCGGGTGCTGGAGGCGTCGTTCGCCGACAACGACCGGGCGCTGGCGGAGGGGGAGGCCGCGGGCAAGATCAAGGTGCTGGTGAGCCCCAAGGGGAAGGTGCTGGGGTGCCAGATCGTCGGGGCTCACGCCGGCGAGCTGATCCACGAGTGGGTCGTGGCCGTGGCCGGGGGCGTACGGCTCGCCACCCTGGCCGGGGCGATCCACGTGTACCCCACCCTGTCCGAGATCTCCAAGCGGGCCGCGGGCGCGTACTTCGCGGAGAAGCTGTTCAGCGACCGCACCAAGGGGGTGTTGCGGTTCCTGTTCCAGATCAAGGGGCGGGCCTGCACCCCCGACTCTCCCGCGCCGGAACCCTGA
- a CDS encoding sigma-70 family RNA polymerase sigma factor, which produces MHDRRDGADRRKAARRYTPSTISIYLSEIRQTRLLTPDEEKELAARVQAGDPGARQRMIECNLRLVVTIAKRYVNRGLPLLDLIEEGNLGLIRAVERFRPDKGCRFSTYATWWIRQSIERALVNQSDTVRLPVHVAEEINRLRRAAEEIRGKEGTEPDEEALAQKIDRDLEHVRRLMRLARRTFSLDQPLGTDEDYTLQDVIEDPSAQDPEEMVLEDDRLRVLERWLQDLRPRERRVLELRYGLGDEAPQTLEQIGREFGVTRERIRQIEMNALKKLRRMAARARVPFGELY; this is translated from the coding sequence ATGCACGATCGTCGGGACGGTGCGGACCGAAGGAAGGCGGCCAGGCGCTACACCCCCAGCACGATCTCCATCTACCTCTCGGAGATCCGGCAGACCCGTCTGCTCACCCCCGACGAGGAGAAGGAGCTGGCGGCCCGGGTTCAGGCCGGCGACCCGGGGGCCCGCCAGCGCATGATCGAGTGCAACCTGCGGCTGGTGGTCACCATCGCCAAGCGGTACGTGAACCGAGGGCTGCCGCTCCTGGACCTGATCGAGGAGGGGAACCTGGGGCTCATCCGGGCCGTGGAGCGGTTCCGCCCCGACAAGGGGTGCCGGTTCTCCACCTACGCCACCTGGTGGATCCGTCAGTCCATCGAGCGGGCCCTGGTGAACCAGTCCGACACGGTGCGGCTGCCGGTGCACGTGGCAGAGGAGATCAACCGCCTGCGCCGGGCCGCCGAGGAGATCCGGGGCAAAGAGGGCACCGAGCCGGACGAGGAGGCCCTGGCCCAGAAGATCGACCGGGACCTCGAGCACGTGCGGCGGCTGATGCGGCTGGCCCGCCGGACCTTCAGCCTGGATCAGCCGCTGGGCACCGACGAGGACTACACCCTCCAGGACGTGATCGAAGACCCCTCGGCCCAAGATCCCGAGGAGATGGTCCTCGAAGACGACCGGCTCCGGGTCCTGGAGCGATGGCTCCAGGACCTCCGCCCCCGGGAGCGCCGGGTTCTGGAGCTCCGGTACGGCCTGGGCGACGAGGCGCCCCAGACCCTGGAGCAGATCGGACGCGAGTTCGGCGTGACCCGGGAGCGGATCCGGCAGATCGAGATGAATGCGCTCAAGAAGCTCCGTCGGATGGCGGCCCGGGCCCGGGTTCCCTTCGGCGAGCTGTACTGA
- a CDS encoding TrmH family RNA methyltransferase, which yields MANPGRGRRRPPAPTNPPPTLVVYGRNACRALFERRPGAVVRVFLCEDRVPEFSELLRHCARHRLPYRIVPPEELERVCRSRHHEGICIVSRRPRAADLGRILGLPGPGWALALPGVGNPHNLGAIVRTAAHFGARCVLAEGPEDRVLAPSAWRTAEGGAEWVPVVWAPDLGQTLGAFREAGYGLVATSSHQGDDLFRAPLPDRCVLLLGAEGSGLSAAAIRRADLCVRIPGTGRVESLNVATAAGVLLAELWRRHANPAGSDPDHGPEPG from the coding sequence ATGGCGAACCCCGGACGAGGCCGCCGTCGCCCACCCGCCCCGACGAATCCCCCACCCACGCTCGTGGTGTACGGCCGCAACGCCTGCCGAGCCCTGTTCGAGCGCCGGCCCGGCGCCGTGGTGCGGGTGTTCCTCTGCGAGGACCGCGTCCCGGAGTTCTCGGAGCTGCTGCGCCACTGCGCCCGTCACCGCCTGCCGTACCGGATCGTCCCCCCGGAAGAGCTGGAACGGGTCTGCCGGAGCCGCCACCACGAGGGGATCTGCATCGTGAGCCGCCGGCCCCGGGCTGCGGACCTGGGCCGAATCCTCGGGCTTCCGGGGCCTGGCTGGGCTCTCGCGCTCCCCGGGGTGGGAAACCCCCACAACCTGGGGGCCATCGTGCGAACCGCGGCCCACTTCGGCGCCCGCTGCGTGCTGGCCGAGGGGCCCGAGGACCGCGTGCTCGCGCCCTCGGCCTGGCGCACCGCCGAGGGCGGGGCCGAGTGGGTGCCGGTGGTGTGGGCGCCCGACCTGGGGCAGACGCTGGGGGCGTTCCGGGAAGCCGGGTACGGCCTGGTGGCCACCTCGAGCCACCAGGGGGACGACCTGTTCCGCGCCCCCCTCCCCGACCGGTGCGTGCTGCTCCTGGGAGCCGAGGGATCCGGTCTCTCGGCCGCCGCAATCCGCCGGGCGGACCTGTGCGTGCGGATCCCGGGCACCGGCCGGGTGGAGAGCCTGAACGTGGCCACGGCGGCCGGGGTCCTGCTCGCCGAGCTGTGGCGCCGGCACGCGAACCCCGCAGGGTCTGACCCAGATCATGGCCCCGAGCCGGGGTGA
- a CDS encoding protein-L-isoaspartate(D-aspartate) O-methyltransferase — MTPDRFAAARRRMVQAVARAVPGCPDRVLEALVRVPRHRFVDEALWPRAYRDEALPIGHGQTISKPSTVARMTAALGPGPGERILEVGTGSGYQAAVLALLAGAVFTVERIPALAVRARTRLDRLGIRNVEIRPGDGRIGWPEQAPFDAVLVTAAAARVPRSLFEQVRPGGRLVAPVGEGEDQRIVCWLHAGGEWELQELDPCRFVPLREGMGGR; from the coding sequence GTGACCCCGGACCGGTTCGCGGCCGCCCGGCGGCGCATGGTCCAGGCCGTGGCCCGGGCGGTGCCGGGGTGCCCGGACCGGGTGCTCGAGGCCCTGGTCCGGGTGCCCCGTCACCGGTTCGTGGACGAGGCCCTGTGGCCCCGGGCGTACCGGGACGAGGCCCTGCCCATCGGCCACGGCCAGACCATCTCGAAGCCCTCGACCGTGGCGCGGATGACCGCGGCCCTCGGGCCCGGACCCGGCGAGCGGATCCTGGAGGTGGGCACCGGCTCCGGCTACCAAGCCGCGGTGCTCGCCCTGCTCGCCGGCGCCGTGTTCACGGTGGAGCGGATCCCGGCCCTGGCGGTGCGGGCCCGCACCCGCCTGGACCGGTTGGGGATCCGAAACGTGGAGATCCGGCCGGGGGACGGCCGGATCGGATGGCCCGAGCAGGCCCCGTTCGACGCGGTGCTGGTCACGGCGGCGGCCGCCCGGGTGCCCCGCTCGCTGTTCGAGCAGGTCCGGCCGGGCGGCCGGCTGGTGGCGCCGGTGGGGGAGGGAGAGGACCAGCGGATCGTCTGCTGGCTCCATGCCGGCGGGGAGTGGGAGCTCCAGGAGCTGGACCCATGTCGGTTCGTTCCGCTTCGCGAAGGGATGGGGGGGCGTTGA
- a CDS encoding nitrous oxide-stimulated promoter family protein, with translation MSRATHPRLRRERRTIEAMVRIYCRDHHPGPERPCPECAELLAYAFERLDRCPFQEGKTTCAKCPVHCYRPSMRERVREVMRYAGPRMLWHHPWMALAHLWDGRRREPQREKTEPPAPGR, from the coding sequence ATGTCCCGTGCAACCCACCCCCGGCTTCGGAGGGAACGCCGAACCATCGAGGCCATGGTCCGGATCTACTGCCGCGACCACCACCCCGGGCCCGAGCGGCCCTGCCCCGAGTGCGCCGAGCTGCTGGCCTACGCGTTCGAGCGCCTGGACCGCTGCCCGTTCCAGGAGGGCAAGACCACCTGCGCCAAGTGCCCGGTGCACTGCTACAGGCCCAGCATGCGCGAACGGGTGCGCGAGGTGATGCGGTACGCGGGCCCCCGGATGCTCTGGCACCATCCGTGGATGGCCCTGGCCCACCTGTGGGACGGAAGGCGCCGGGAGCCCCAAAGAGAGAAAACGGAGCCCCCCGCGCCCGGACGCTGA
- a CDS encoding TIGR00725 family protein — MSVRSASRRDGGALTRPVHLAVVGAGAADSATRDLAARVGRAAARAGAVVVCGGLGGVMEAACRGAREAGGRTVAVIPGPDPAAANPWAEVVVATGLGHARNVVVVQSGDAVIALPGSWGTLSEIALARKCGRPVVAVGAWRHLEGVRVAEGPEEAVALAVSLAGRRPDERTPAGAEPVPTRGPWDEGAS; from the coding sequence ATGTCGGTTCGTTCCGCTTCGCGAAGGGATGGGGGGGCGTTGACCCGGCCGGTGCACCTGGCGGTGGTCGGGGCCGGGGCGGCCGACTCGGCCACCCGCGACCTGGCCGCCCGGGTCGGCCGGGCGGCGGCCCGGGCCGGTGCGGTGGTGGTGTGCGGCGGGCTCGGCGGGGTCATGGAGGCGGCGTGCCGGGGCGCCCGCGAGGCCGGGGGGCGCACCGTGGCCGTGATCCCGGGGCCGGACCCGGCCGCGGCGAACCCCTGGGCGGAGGTGGTGGTGGCCACCGGCCTCGGGCACGCCCGCAACGTGGTGGTGGTCCAGTCCGGGGATGCGGTGATCGCCCTTCCCGGCTCCTGGGGGACCCTGAGCGAGATCGCCCTGGCGCGCAAGTGCGGCCGGCCGGTGGTCGCGGTGGGCGCGTGGCGCCACCTGGAAGGGGTCCGGGTGGCGGAGGGCCCGGAGGAGGCGGTGGCGCTGGCCGTGTCTCTGGCGGGGCGACGCCCTGACGAACGCACCCCCGCCGGTGCCGAGCCGGTCCCGACGCGAGGCCCATGGGACGAAGGCGCATCGTAA
- a CDS encoding M23 family metallopeptidase: MGRRRIVTLVACLGVAAAVGACGTPYALRHRVGPGETLAAVAARYGVSEEEIRRFNHLTPKDRVRPGDVLFVPAGGPPPAEAPREKPAKPPRPEPPRRVAPPPERRSRSTGAGWPVDGKVVRGFAPERGSRGVDLAVPRGTPVRAVRAGEVAYAGTPAPAYGGVVVLRHPGGVYTVYGNLDSVGVRRGEAVERGRVLGTSGPARRGLGPHVHFEVRRGEEPVDPQRFVSGR, translated from the coding sequence ATGGGACGAAGGCGCATCGTAACCCTCGTGGCGTGCCTGGGGGTGGCCGCGGCCGTAGGGGCCTGCGGCACCCCCTACGCCCTGCGCCACAGGGTGGGGCCCGGAGAGACCCTGGCCGCGGTCGCGGCCCGGTACGGCGTGAGCGAAGAGGAGATCCGGCGGTTCAACCACCTGACGCCCAAGGACCGGGTGCGGCCGGGGGACGTCCTGTTCGTCCCGGCCGGGGGGCCGCCCCCGGCCGAAGCCCCCCGGGAGAAGCCGGCGAAGCCCCCGCGCCCCGAGCCGCCCCGGCGGGTCGCACCCCCGCCGGAGCGCCGTTCCCGGAGCACCGGGGCCGGGTGGCCGGTGGACGGGAAGGTCGTGCGCGGGTTCGCCCCCGAGCGGGGGAGCCGGGGGGTGGACCTGGCCGTGCCCCGGGGAACCCCGGTGCGGGCGGTTCGGGCCGGAGAGGTGGCCTACGCGGGCACTCCCGCGCCCGCCTACGGCGGGGTGGTGGTGCTCCGGCACCCCGGGGGCGTGTACACCGTGTACGGCAACCTGGACTCCGTGGGGGTGAGGCGCGGGGAGGCCGTGGAGCGCGGGCGGGTGCTGGGGACGTCGGGACCGGCCCGGAGGGGGCTCGGCCCCCACGTCCACTTCGAGGTGCGCCGGGGCGAGGAGCCCGTGGACCCCCAGAGGTTCGTTTCGGGACGCTGA
- a CDS encoding adenine phosphoribosyltransferase, whose product MEELKKKIRDIEDFPKPGIVFKDITTLLRDASSFNRAVDLLGHRYLDQSIDLVVGIEARGFVVGAALAYKLNKGVILVRKPGKLPYKTHSVSYELEYGTDTLEIHQDAIESGQRVLIADDVLATGGTVRAVVDLVRKTGGEVVECAFLAELTFLKGRDRLRDVPIHSLIQF is encoded by the coding sequence GTGGAAGAACTCAAGAAGAAGATCCGGGACATCGAGGATTTCCCCAAGCCGGGCATCGTGTTCAAGGACATCACCACCCTGCTGCGGGACGCCTCGAGCTTCAACCGGGCGGTGGACCTGCTGGGGCACCGCTACCTGGACCAATCCATCGACCTGGTGGTGGGCATCGAGGCCCGGGGGTTCGTGGTGGGGGCGGCCCTGGCCTACAAGCTCAACAAGGGCGTGATCCTGGTGCGCAAGCCGGGCAAGCTCCCCTACAAGACCCACTCGGTGAGCTACGAGCTGGAGTACGGCACGGACACCCTCGAGATCCACCAGGACGCCATCGAGTCGGGCCAGCGGGTGCTCATCGCCGACGACGTGCTGGCCACCGGCGGCACGGTGCGAGCCGTGGTGGACCTGGTGCGCAAGACGGGCGGCGAGGTGGTGGAGTGTGCGTTCCTGGCGGAGCTCACCTTCCTCAAGGGTCGAGATAGGCTCCGGGACGTGCCGATCCACAGCCTGATTCAGTTCTGA
- the surE gene encoding 5'/3'-nucleotidase SurE: MLFLVSNDDGIHSPGLDALTRALSALGRVVVVAPDRERSAVGHALTLHRPLRMTRVRDDWFAVDGTPTDCVHLGIHGLLAEPPTMVVAGINQGANLADDLTYSGTVAVALEGTLMGVPSFAVSVAAETEFRFGAAAEAAVRIARTVAERGLPPGTFLNVNVPSRDRLDQLEGVRVTRQGKRVYGSGVVRKKDPRGKEYFWIGVRELGETRRTGDTDVEAVEEGFVSVTPVRTDLTDREFLTELRGWTWTKG, translated from the coding sequence GTGCTCTTCCTGGTCAGCAACGACGACGGGATCCACTCCCCGGGGCTCGATGCCCTGACCCGGGCGCTGTCGGCCCTGGGCCGGGTCGTGGTGGTGGCACCGGACCGGGAACGCAGCGCCGTGGGGCACGCCCTCACCCTGCACCGGCCCCTGCGCATGACCCGGGTCCGGGACGACTGGTTCGCCGTGGACGGCACGCCCACCGACTGCGTCCACCTGGGGATCCACGGGCTGCTCGCCGAGCCTCCCACCATGGTGGTGGCCGGCATCAACCAGGGGGCCAACCTCGCCGACGATCTGACGTACTCGGGCACGGTGGCGGTGGCCCTGGAGGGTACCCTGATGGGGGTGCCGAGCTTCGCGGTGTCGGTGGCCGCCGAGACCGAGTTCCGGTTCGGGGCGGCGGCAGAGGCAGCGGTGCGCATCGCCCGGACCGTGGCCGAGCGGGGGTTGCCGCCGGGCACGTTCCTGAACGTCAACGTGCCCAGCCGCGATCGGCTCGACCAGCTCGAGGGGGTTCGGGTGACCCGGCAAGGCAAGCGCGTCTACGGCAGCGGGGTGGTGCGCAAGAAGGACCCCCGCGGCAAGGAGTACTTCTGGATCGGGGTCCGGGAGCTCGGGGAGACCCGGCGCACGGGCGACACGGACGTGGAAGCGGTCGAGGAGGGGTTCGTGTCGGTGACCCCCGTGCGCACGGATCTGACCGACCGGGAGTTTCTGACGGAGCTGCGGGGTTGGACCTGGACGAAGGGGTGA
- a CDS encoding NAD(P)/FAD-dependent oxidoreductase: MGSWDAVVVGAGAAGIFAARELARAGKRVLLLEKGGDLRERRCPRKETGKGCRRCIPCQLLSGWGGAGAFCDGKLSLSPQVGGFLGEFLPRPALRTLLDEVDGVWRAHGAPPEVYGSRVPEWQALRDQAEAAGLVLVENPVRHMGTDVCRQVLASLYDEISGAVEIRFHTPCDGVEVDGNRVRGVWAGAGLERAPVVILAPGRVGAGWIRDLAADLGLRTVPNPVDIGVRVECPAEVMDPVTSVLYEAKLYYESPTFRDEVRTFCMNPRGEVVHEVYEDCLTVNGHAYASARSPATNFALLVKTAFTEPFDDPIAYGRYIARLANLIGGGILVQRLTDLTSGRRSTPERIAKVAVPPTLHDATPGDLSFALPHRHLTDVIETLYALDAFCPGLAGPDTLLYGVEVKFYSNRLELDDRLETRIQGLYGAGDGVGVSRGLMQASASGVWAARAALERL, from the coding sequence GTGGGTTCTTGGGACGCCGTGGTGGTGGGAGCGGGGGCGGCCGGCATTTTCGCGGCTCGGGAGCTGGCCCGGGCCGGCAAGCGGGTTCTGCTCCTCGAGAAGGGGGGCGATCTCCGGGAGCGCCGGTGTCCCCGCAAGGAGACCGGCAAGGGGTGCCGCCGTTGCATCCCCTGCCAGCTCCTGTCCGGGTGGGGCGGGGCAGGGGCGTTCTGTGACGGCAAGCTGAGCCTGTCGCCCCAGGTGGGGGGATTCCTGGGCGAGTTCCTTCCGCGGCCGGCCCTGCGGACCCTGCTCGACGAGGTGGACGGGGTGTGGCGGGCCCACGGCGCCCCGCCCGAGGTGTACGGCTCCCGGGTGCCCGAGTGGCAGGCCCTACGGGACCAGGCCGAGGCCGCCGGCCTGGTCCTGGTGGAGAACCCCGTGCGGCACATGGGCACCGACGTGTGCCGGCAGGTGCTGGCCAGCCTGTATGACGAGATCTCCGGAGCCGTGGAGATCCGGTTCCACACCCCCTGCGACGGGGTCGAGGTGGACGGGAACCGGGTCCGGGGGGTGTGGGCCGGGGCCGGGCTCGAACGGGCGCCGGTCGTGATCCTGGCCCCCGGCCGGGTGGGGGCCGGGTGGATCCGGGACCTTGCGGCGGATCTGGGGCTGCGAACCGTGCCGAACCCGGTGGACATCGGGGTGCGGGTCGAGTGCCCGGCCGAGGTCATGGACCCGGTGACCTCGGTGCTGTACGAGGCCAAGCTCTACTACGAGTCGCCCACCTTCCGCGACGAGGTCCGCACCTTCTGCATGAACCCCCGGGGCGAGGTGGTGCACGAGGTGTACGAGGACTGCCTCACCGTGAACGGCCACGCCTACGCCTCGGCCCGCAGCCCGGCCACGAACTTCGCCCTGCTGGTGAAGACCGCGTTCACCGAGCCCTTCGACGACCCCATCGCCTACGGCCGGTACATCGCCCGGCTGGCCAACCTGATCGGCGGGGGGATCCTGGTGCAGCGCCTCACCGACCTGACTTCGGGCCGCCGGTCCACCCCCGAGCGGATCGCAAAGGTGGCGGTGCCGCCCACCTTGCACGACGCCACCCCGGGGGACCTGTCGTTCGCCCTGCCCCACCGCCACCTGACCGACGTGATCGAGACCCTGTACGCCCTGGACGCGTTCTGTCCCGGCCTGGCCGGGCCCGACACGCTGCTGTACGGCGTGGAGGTGAAGTTCTACTCGAACCGGCTGGAGCTCGACGACCGCCTGGAGACCCGCATCCAGGGCCTGTACGGGGCGGGGGACGGGGTGGGCGTGAGCCGGGGGCTCATGCAGGCGAGCGCCTCGGGCGTGTGGGCGGCCCGGGCCGCCCTGGAGCGGCTGTGA